One window of the Podospora pseudopauciseta strain CBS 411.78 chromosome 4, whole genome shotgun sequence genome contains the following:
- a CDS encoding hypothetical protein (EggNog:ENOG503P2ZH; COG:S), translating to MSRIRHQGLMETANPAGSAALRYITLSRCWGKPGLDAPPLRTTKETISLARVLGCYFLWIDSLCIIQDGMDDWLTQSAERVDIYANGYFNIAAAAVTNSSESLFSERHQFVWQQTDCECAGPIDRNRGPPLGKARQLRAFECCGLSKGKIRCIAAWGWA from the exons ATGTCTCGAATTCGACACCAAGGTTTGATGGAGACTGCCAACCCAGCTGGCTCGGCGGCTCTGCGTTACATCACATTGAGCCGCTGTTGGGGCAAACCAGGCTTGGACGCACCTCCGCTGCGCACGACGAAAGAGAC CATCTCTCTGGCCCGCGTGCTCGGTTGTTACTTTCTCTGGATTGATTCACTTTGTATTATCCAGGACGGCATGGACGACTGGCTCACACAATCTGCCGAGAGGGTCGATATCTACGCCAATGGCTATTTCAACATTGCAGCTGCAGCTGTTACAAATTCTTCGGAAAGCCTATTTAGTGAGCGGCACCAGTTTGTATGGCAACAAACGGATTGTGAATGTGCTGGG CCTATTGATCGGAACCGGGGACCCCCTCTTGGCAAGGCGCGTCAGTTAAGGGCTTTTGAGTGCTGCGGGCTATCGAAGGGGAAGATTCGGTGTATCGCCGCGTGGGGGTGGGCTTAA